The genome window ATGAATTAATCAATCGTTCTATTCCGGATAAGAAACCATTTTTTAACCTCAAAATCCAGAAAGTGGTGGAAACCAACAAGAAGCTAGACGATTTAACTATATTAGAATTATCTGATATTTAAATTTTACCGATAGATCCGATCACCCTCAAGACTTCGGGAAATTTTCTTTGTAGACTTTCCACATGGATGAGATCAATGATTCTGCAGAGCTATATTCGGGCTCCCAATTCAGCAAGGATCTGGCTTTCGCGGATGAAGCGAGAAGTTTTGCTGGATCACCTAATCTTCGTTCTACTATATCAGAAAGAATAGGTTTGCCGGTAATTTTTCTTGCAAGCTCTGTCATCTCAGTCACAGAATATCCTGATTCTGATCCGAGATTTACGATCAAGGATTCTTTTTGCTTAAGAATATAATCAAGTGCGAGTACATGGGCACGAGCAAGATCGGATACATGTATATAATCTCGAATGCAAGTTCCGTCGGGAGTATCGTAATCTCCGCCGTAGATAGAAAGTTTCTCGCGAGCGCCGACTGCAACTTCCATAATGATCGGAAGAAGATTTGCTGGCGTTCGTTCCAGTCCTAAGATTCTTCCTTGTGGATCGTAGCCTGCCGCATTGAAATATCGTAGGGCTGCAAATTTTAAACCACGAAGCTTATCATACCATTTAAGATTCTCTTCAATGCATAACTTGGTATAGCCGTAATAGTTCTCTGGATTGAGAGGATGGTTCTCATCAATGGGAAGATATTGAGGAGCTCCATAAACGGCAGCCGAAGAAGAAAATATAAAATTTTTACAACCAGAATCTACCATAGCAGTCAATAGCTGGAAAGTTCCGTTCAGATTGTTCAGAGTGTATTTCTCTGGATCCGTCATCGACTCACCTGCTGCCTTCCAGGCTGCGAAATGAAATACTGCATCCACTTTTTTGGAAAATACTTTCTTTAGGACATTCGGATCTTGGATCTCGCCTTTGATAAATTCATTTTGAGGAAAAAGATTTTTCTCATTGCCTTTTTCCATATCGTCTACTATCAAAACGTCGTAGTTTAGACGATTGAGTTCGAGGACAATATGGGATCCAATGTAACCAGCACCGCCAGTTACTAGAACGCGCATTTTACTCATCCGAAGAATCCTTACCTGAACCGATCTGACGATGATCGGTCACTCCTCTTTTGGATGTTTCAAAAAATCGAATTATATTTTGTACTTCTGGAATTGGTGAATTTTCTGATTTTAATTTAGCTAATGCTTGTTTTGTGTTGAGGCCTGAATGGTAGATTACTTTATAAGTTGCCTTGATTGCATTTCGAACTTCTGGTGCAATCCCTGCCCTTTTCATTCCAACAGCATTCAATCCTATGACCGTTGCTGGATTGCCATCAATCGTTACATATGGAGGAACATCTTTTACAATTTTAGAGCAACCCGCAAGCATAGAATAATCTCCTATTCTTCCGAATTGGTGAACCGCAACCAAGCCAGATATGAATACATAATTTCCTATATCAACAACGCCAGCAAGGATTGTATTTTGTACAACGATG of Leptospira sp. GIMC2001 contains these proteins:
- the galE gene encoding UDP-glucose 4-epimerase GalE gives rise to the protein MRVLVTGGAGYIGSHIVLELNRLNYDVLIVDDMEKGNEKNLFPQNEFIKGEIQDPNVLKKVFSKKVDAVFHFAAWKAAGESMTDPEKYTLNNLNGTFQLLTAMVDSGCKNFIFSSSAAVYGAPQYLPIDENHPLNPENYYGYTKLCIEENLKWYDKLRGLKFAALRYFNAAGYDPQGRILGLERTPANLLPIIMEVAVGAREKLSIYGGDYDTPDGTCIRDYIHVSDLARAHVLALDYILKQKESLIVNLGSESGYSVTEMTELARKITGKPILSDIVERRLGDPAKLLASSAKARSLLNWEPEYSSAESLISSMWKVYKENFPKS
- the lpxA gene encoding acyl-ACP--UDP-N-acetylglucosamine O-acyltransferase, which codes for MSIHPTAIVHPSAKIHESATIGPFCIVEADVVVGEGTILDSSVVLHSGTILGKNNRIFHGASMGGLPQDLSFKSETKTQLIIGDNNLIREGAIIHRGTKPETPTTIGNNNYLMGNMHLAHDGKIGNHVIVVQNTILAGVVDIGNYVFISGLVAVHQFGRIGDYSMLAGCSKIVKDVPPYVTIDGNPATVIGLNAVGMKRAGIAPEVRNAIKATYKVIYHSGLNTKQALAKLKSENSPIPEVQNIIRFFETSKRGVTDHRQIGSGKDSSDE